One genomic region from Saprospiraceae bacterium encodes:
- a CDS encoding arylsulfatase produces MSIKAISFFALLVLLSSCQSLSNAPKLPNIIIIYSDDLGYGDISAYGATDFKTPNMDRLVRGGVKFTNGYATSATCTPSRYGLLTGIYPWRNQQAKILPGSAPLIIDTSISTVPKMLKSAGYTTGIVGKWHLGLGAGDTDWNQHISPGPNEVGFDYSYIMAATQDRVPTVYIQNGSVVNLDPSDPIEINYDKNFEGEKTGLENPELLKMKWHHGHNNSIINGISRIGFMKGGQAAKWIDEDMADTFLKEAQNYIVKNKKQPFFLYYALQQPHVPRTPHPRFVGATGLGPRGDAIAEADWDIGELYSTLEKEKLLDNTLIILSSDNGPVLNDGYYDDAVEKNGHHQPAGGLRGGKYSLFDAGTRVPFVVYWKNKIAPKVSDALISQLDLYASLAKLVGSKESTQDSENLLETLLGKDTVGRSALVLEATSRTALRAGDWALIPPYNGPTINEFVNIELGNFLEYALYNLKTDKGQQENQAAKHPEKLNEMIALFEKLRGKAYSNSDQLEVK; encoded by the coding sequence TATCATTTTTTGCCCTCCTCGTACTATTATCTTCCTGTCAGTCTTTATCTAACGCCCCCAAACTTCCTAACATTATCATTATTTACTCAGACGATTTGGGCTATGGTGATATCAGCGCTTATGGTGCCACTGACTTTAAAACACCCAACATGGATAGATTGGTGCGTGGTGGTGTAAAATTCACAAATGGGTATGCGACTTCAGCTACCTGCACCCCTAGTCGGTATGGTTTATTGACCGGCATATATCCATGGAGAAACCAACAAGCTAAAATTTTGCCTGGCTCTGCACCATTAATTATTGATACTTCGATCAGTACTGTTCCTAAAATGCTAAAAAGTGCAGGCTATACAACAGGGATTGTAGGCAAATGGCATTTGGGTTTAGGAGCAGGTGACACGGACTGGAATCAACATATCAGTCCGGGACCCAATGAAGTTGGTTTTGATTATTCCTATATCATGGCAGCTACACAGGACCGCGTGCCTACAGTATATATACAAAATGGCTCAGTAGTCAATCTGGACCCCTCCGATCCAATTGAGATCAATTATGATAAAAATTTTGAAGGTGAAAAAACCGGTCTTGAAAATCCGGAATTATTAAAAATGAAGTGGCATCATGGACATAATAATAGCATCATAAATGGCATCTCCAGGATTGGTTTTATGAAAGGAGGTCAAGCAGCTAAATGGATCGATGAAGACATGGCAGATACTTTTTTGAAAGAAGCCCAAAACTATATCGTTAAAAATAAAAAGCAGCCGTTCTTTCTATATTATGCTTTGCAACAGCCGCATGTCCCCAGGACCCCGCATCCAAGATTCGTTGGTGCTACCGGGTTAGGGCCACGTGGCGACGCTATCGCAGAAGCCGATTGGGACATTGGAGAATTGTACAGTACGTTGGAAAAAGAAAAACTATTGGACAATACATTGATTATCCTGTCCAGTGATAACGGACCTGTCTTAAACGATGGATATTATGATGATGCAGTTGAAAAAAATGGCCATCATCAACCAGCTGGAGGTCTGCGGGGTGGAAAATACAGTCTTTTTGATGCTGGTACCCGGGTCCCATTTGTGGTGTATTGGAAAAACAAGATCGCTCCTAAAGTGTCCGATGCTTTGATTTCTCAACTCGATCTTTACGCTTCACTAGCCAAACTGGTAGGTAGCAAAGAATCTACTCAGGATAGCGAAAATTTGCTGGAGACACTATTGGGAAAAGATACTGTCGGTAGATCAGCCTTGGTACTGGAAGCTACTTCAAGAACTGCTTTGAGAGCAGGTGATTGGGCTCTTATACCTCCATACAATGGCCCTACGATCAATGAGTTCGTCAATATAGAACTCGGAAATTTTCTGGAATATGCACTGTACAATTTGAAGACGGACAAAGGTCAACAGGAAAATCAGGCTGCTAAGCATCCTGAAAAATTAAATGAAATGATAGCCCTGTTTGAAAAATTGAGGGGCAAAGCCTATTCAAATTCTGACCAGTTGGAAGTAAAATAA
- a CDS encoding sigma-70 family RNA polymerase sigma factor yields MVHSAEKSELFVSVIEAHKGILFKITNSYCKNAEDRKDLLQEIIIQLWKSFDRYDSHFKFSTWIYRIALNVSITYFRKANRRKQVYGAITDDILWMSEENTSNTLEAKINYLHHSISELKPLDKALMILYLEENSYKDIALIMGISETNVGTKINRIKAALKEKFSTIKTL; encoded by the coding sequence ATGGTACATTCAGCAGAAAAATCCGAATTATTTGTTTCAGTTATAGAGGCGCACAAAGGCATCCTTTTTAAAATAACCAATTCTTATTGCAAAAATGCTGAAGACAGAAAGGATCTATTGCAGGAAATAATCATTCAGCTCTGGAAATCATTTGACCGTTACGATAGCCACTTTAAGTTTTCTACCTGGATCTATCGTATTGCTTTAAACGTATCTATAACCTATTTCAGAAAGGCCAATCGCAGAAAACAGGTTTATGGTGCGATAACGGATGACATACTTTGGATGAGTGAAGAAAATACATCTAATACTCTTGAAGCAAAAATCAACTATTTACATCATTCGATCTCAGAGTTAAAACCATTGGATAAAGCACTAATGATACTATATCTTGAAGAAAATAGTTACAAAGACATTGCCCTCATCATGGGTATTTCAGAGACCAACGTAGGTACTAAAATCAATAGAATCAAAGCGGCACTAAAAGAAAAATTCTCCACCATTAAAACTTTATAA
- a CDS encoding glucosidase: MHHTKERKRLAERIDNKGWKKWGPYLSERQWGTVREDYSAHGDAWNYFSHDLARSRAYRWGEDGIGGISDNKQFVCFACAFWNHEDKIIKERLFGLTNIQGNHGEDVKEVYYYLDSTPTHSYMKMLYKYPTKEFPYDEFIEHNETRNTTHSEYEMHQTEMFKNNEYFDIYIEYAKGDINDICIKITATNKSEAPAPLVFLPTLWFRNYWSWGYEDLKAKPNLHAVTDQTISLQHMYFDRLHLYCDGADELIFCENETNIKKVFNQDSENGYPKDGINDYITLKDDTCINPKKSGTKASAVFRKNLQPQETVVVRLRFTDLIYLNSPFKEFEEIFKLRIAEADEFYATIQRKIQSQEEKNIQRQALAGMMWNKQFYYFNVEQWSEGDPIMPHNFESRHWVRNKAWKHAYMANILSMPDKWEYPWFAAWDLAFHTVTIAMVDPDFAKRQLAVVLREYYMHPNGQMPAYEWNFSDVNPPVHAWAALKVYEIEKEQNGGVGDLRFLERIFHKLLLNFTWWVNQKDEDGNNIFGGGFLGLDNIGVFDRNDQMPGIKLKQADATGWMAIYTLNMLKIACEISLERSAYQDMASKFFEHFLYIAAAINKPLDEKGMGLWDEEDQFYYDKIHTPESNTVFLKLRSLVGLIPLCAVVVIDDQLLAKLPDFKRRLEWILKNRPDLASLISRWHEEGKGNSHLLSLLRGHRMRMVFSRLFDQNEFLSDYGIRSLSKHYLDHPYNFNLQGQRLTVTYTPGESDLTMMGGNSNWRGPIWFPINYLIIDSLHQYSYYYGDAYEVEYPAGSGHIVTIREAAYRISQKLIDIFRKNDDDEKPYNAESRIFDKHPDMKDYYHFYEYFHGDSGQGLGASHQTGWTGLVANLIAETAEYKAKFLNEE, from the coding sequence ATGCACCATACTAAAGAACGAAAAAGACTCGCAGAACGAATTGATAATAAAGGTTGGAAAAAATGGGGCCCTTATCTATCTGAAAGACAATGGGGTACAGTAAGAGAAGATTATAGTGCTCATGGAGACGCCTGGAATTACTTTTCCCATGACCTGGCCAGGTCCCGCGCCTATCGCTGGGGCGAAGATGGTATCGGAGGCATCTCGGACAATAAACAATTCGTATGTTTTGCGTGTGCTTTTTGGAACCATGAAGATAAAATCATAAAAGAAAGGTTATTTGGACTGACGAATATCCAGGGCAACCATGGCGAAGATGTAAAAGAGGTCTATTATTACCTTGACAGTACACCCACACATTCTTACATGAAGATGCTGTATAAATACCCGACCAAAGAATTTCCTTACGATGAGTTCATCGAGCATAATGAGACAAGGAATACCACCCATAGTGAATATGAGATGCACCAGACGGAAATGTTTAAAAACAATGAATACTTTGATATTTATATAGAATACGCCAAAGGCGATATTAATGATATATGCATCAAAATCACCGCCACCAACAAAAGTGAAGCCCCTGCCCCACTGGTGTTTTTGCCCACGCTGTGGTTTAGAAACTATTGGTCCTGGGGATATGAAGACCTAAAAGCCAAACCAAATCTCCACGCAGTGACAGACCAAACGATCTCCTTACAACACATGTATTTTGATAGACTACATCTTTATTGTGATGGTGCTGATGAACTGATATTTTGTGAAAACGAAACTAATATCAAAAAGGTATTTAATCAAGATTCGGAAAATGGATATCCTAAAGATGGGATCAACGATTACATCACTTTAAAGGATGATACTTGCATCAATCCCAAAAAATCCGGCACCAAGGCATCAGCAGTTTTTCGCAAAAATCTTCAGCCTCAAGAAACGGTCGTTGTGCGTTTACGATTTACCGACCTGATTTACCTGAACTCGCCATTTAAGGAGTTTGAGGAAATATTTAAATTACGAATAGCTGAAGCTGATGAATTTTATGCTACCATTCAGCGAAAGATCCAATCTCAGGAAGAAAAAAACATCCAAAGGCAGGCCCTTGCCGGCATGATGTGGAACAAGCAGTTTTATTATTTTAATGTGGAGCAATGGTCAGAAGGTGATCCAATCATGCCCCACAACTTTGAATCGCGCCATTGGGTTAGAAACAAAGCCTGGAAACATGCTTATATGGCCAATATCCTTTCGATGCCGGATAAGTGGGAATATCCCTGGTTTGCAGCTTGGGATCTTGCCTTTCACACAGTGACTATTGCTATGGTAGATCCTGATTTCGCCAAAAGGCAACTGGCGGTGGTTCTAAGGGAATATTATATGCACCCCAATGGCCAGATGCCTGCTTATGAATGGAATTTTTCAGATGTAAATCCGCCGGTGCATGCATGGGCAGCATTAAAAGTATATGAGATCGAGAAAGAGCAAAATGGCGGAGTGGGTGATTTGAGATTTCTTGAAAGAATTTTCCACAAACTGCTCCTCAATTTCACCTGGTGGGTCAATCAAAAAGATGAGGATGGAAACAATATTTTTGGTGGTGGCTTTTTAGGTTTGGACAATATCGGCGTGTTCGACCGCAATGATCAAATGCCTGGTATCAAACTGAAACAAGCAGATGCTACCGGTTGGATGGCCATCTATACCCTCAATATGCTTAAAATCGCATGTGAAATTTCCCTTGAGCGCTCTGCCTACCAGGATATGGCTTCTAAGTTTTTTGAACACTTTTTATACATCGCTGCCGCTATCAACAAACCACTGGATGAAAAAGGAATGGGTCTTTGGGATGAGGAGGATCAGTTTTACTATGACAAAATTCACACTCCTGAATCCAATACTGTGTTTCTTAAATTAAGATCCCTGGTGGGCCTGATTCCGTTGTGTGCTGTGGTAGTCATCGACGACCAATTATTGGCCAAACTGCCTGATTTCAAGAGACGACTGGAGTGGATACTAAAAAACCGACCTGACCTGGCCTCTTTGATTTCAAGGTGGCATGAAGAGGGCAAGGGCAATTCGCATTTGTTATCCCTATTACGAGGACACAGGATGCGGATGGTTTTTAGTAGATTGTTTGACCAAAATGAATTTTTGTCTGATTACGGTATTCGCTCTCTTTCAAAGCATTATCTTGACCATCCGTACAATTTCAATCTCCAGGGGCAAAGGCTGACTGTGACTTATACCCCGGGTGAATCCGATCTTACCATGATGGGGGGCAATTCAAACTGGAGAGGACCGATTTGGTTTCCCATAAATTACCTGATCATAGACAGCTTGCATCAATACTCTTATTATTACGGGGATGCCTACGAAGTAGAGTATCCGGCTGGTTCTGGCCACATCGTCACTATCAGAGAGGCTGCTTATAGAATTTCTCAAAAGCTCATAGATATATTTCGTAAAAACGATGATGATGAAAAACCATATAATGCTGAGTCCAGGATCTTTGACAAGCATCCGGATATGAAGGATTATTACCATTTCTATGAGTACTTTCATGGTGATTCTGGTCAAGGGTTAGGGGCCTCACACCAGACAGGCTGGACAGGATTAGTAGCCAACTTAATTGCAGAAACAGCTGAGTATAAAGCGAAGTTTTTAAATGAAGAGTAG
- a CDS encoding CocE/NonD family hydrolase translates to MRDGKMLYTVIYIPRDTNQSYPILMQRTPYSAGPYGNQNYPASPGSNHKLLYSGYILVFQDVRGRYMSEGVHLEVTPHLQMKTSGQMVDESSDTYDTIEFLLKMLKNHNGRVGLRGISYPGFYASAALPQAHPALKAVSPQAPVTDEFIGDDVNHNGAFFLMDNFSFMNYFGAPRSGPVMDYTKPVFDTTFDDAYRFFLELGPLSNTQTKSLFDHKSYIWDEYLAHDTNDDYWQARNIRPFLKNITIPTLVVGGWFDAEDCFGTLKTYQAIETQSSGNSNFLVVGPWTHGAWASKEWSHWGPYRFDQNTSIYFQDSIETPFFDHFLKDKGRYGMPEAKVFETGSNLWKSYNHWPPMELNQKSYYLTKEGTLSGVKSKKNKAYQSYISDPTHPVPYSSKTDEHRNNLYMVEDQRFASSRPDVLSWTSEPLDRNMLCSGPVSAEIWVSTSGTDMDLVVKVIDEVPKDAGENAGAQLLVRAEVIRGKFRNDYVHPEPFKPNIASLIKYTLPDINHLFKKGHKVMIQVQSSWFPLVDRNPHQFINIPTAQASDYKKAEIRIYSDKKHPSKIEMGEVK, encoded by the coding sequence ATGCGCGATGGCAAGATGCTTTATACTGTAATCTACATACCCAGGGATACCAATCAGTCTTATCCGATCCTCATGCAGCGCACTCCTTACTCTGCCGGACCTTATGGAAACCAAAATTATCCAGCTTCTCCAGGGTCAAACCATAAACTACTCTATTCTGGATATATTCTTGTATTTCAGGATGTTAGAGGTAGGTATATGAGTGAGGGCGTTCATCTTGAAGTCACTCCGCACCTTCAGATGAAGACTTCAGGCCAAATGGTAGATGAAAGTTCAGACACTTATGACACGATAGAATTTCTCTTAAAGATGCTTAAGAATCACAACGGCAGAGTGGGATTGAGAGGCATTTCTTACCCTGGATTTTATGCCTCGGCAGCACTGCCTCAAGCTCATCCGGCCTTGAAAGCAGTAAGCCCCCAGGCACCTGTCACAGACGAATTCATCGGTGACGATGTCAATCACAATGGTGCTTTTTTCCTGATGGATAATTTTTCATTTATGAATTATTTTGGTGCTCCGCGCTCAGGACCTGTGATGGATTATACAAAACCGGTATTTGACACCACCTTTGATGATGCTTACCGCTTTTTTCTGGAATTAGGGCCTTTGAGTAATACCCAGACTAAATCATTGTTTGACCATAAAAGTTATATCTGGGACGAATACCTGGCCCATGACACCAATGACGATTATTGGCAAGCCCGGAATATCAGGCCTTTTCTAAAAAATATTACTATTCCAACCTTAGTGGTAGGGGGGTGGTTTGATGCAGAAGATTGTTTTGGTACCCTTAAAACCTATCAAGCAATAGAAACCCAGAGTAGTGGCAATTCCAATTTTTTAGTGGTTGGCCCGTGGACCCATGGAGCCTGGGCCAGTAAAGAATGGAGTCATTGGGGACCATATCGTTTTGATCAAAACACGAGCATTTATTTTCAAGATTCGATAGAGACCCCATTTTTTGATCATTTTTTAAAAGACAAAGGACGATATGGAATGCCGGAAGCCAAAGTATTTGAGACAGGAAGCAATCTATGGAAGTCTTATAATCATTGGCCACCGATGGAGTTGAATCAAAAATCATATTATCTGACTAAAGAAGGAACGTTATCTGGGGTAAAAAGTAAGAAAAACAAAGCGTATCAATCGTATATCAGCGACCCAACTCATCCGGTGCCATACTCCTCCAAGACGGATGAGCATAGAAATAATCTTTATATGGTTGAGGATCAGCGTTTTGCCTCCTCCAGGCCTGATGTATTGTCCTGGACATCTGAACCCCTGGACCGGAATATGTTGTGCTCAGGTCCTGTCTCTGCCGAGATATGGGTCTCTACTTCGGGCACCGATATGGACTTGGTAGTGAAAGTCATCGATGAGGTACCCAAAGATGCCGGTGAAAATGCTGGTGCTCAACTATTGGTACGTGCGGAGGTCATCCGAGGAAAATTTCGAAATGATTATGTTCATCCTGAACCTTTCAAACCCAATATAGCTTCGTTGATTAAGTATACACTACCTGATATCAACCATTTGTTTAAAAAAGGTCATAAGGTGATGATCCAGGTGCAAAGTAGTTGGTTTCCTTTGGTTGATCGCAACCCTCACCAGTTTATAAATATTCCAACTGCGCAGGCGAGTGATTATAAAAAAGCAGAGATCAGGATATACAGTGATAAGAAGCATCCTTCAAAAATTGAGATGGGAGAGGTTAAATAG